From a single Methanomicrobium sp. W14 genomic region:
- a CDS encoding type II secretion system F family protein codes for MQINSFVKPFVDAKKLKKSLSGAHITINSDLYISFCIAMTLLSALCIMVLLLFLYAFDIRINIIPYLPEAVSWTIIFFVCIMCVFFGMLSYPSLVAAGRKTRIDLDLPYAITYMEALSTNVTLYNLFKSVYEAEDLYGEVSRECGLIVRDVEFFGEDLLTAMRNLQETTPSKNFADLLNDLALVFRTGGKMKDFFDSRSDSYRELAKQELEATLQIMEMIAEVYVTAFVAGPIAIIIMLVAQNLSGQGQMAGIMPLMYIGLPLGAIALIFILYYILPSDSLEISHSEARDTEFTGEIIEKKEGKSSDPGFIKKIEKRKEWLKLERIVKHPFKFFISDYQIGLFIGMLLSMVVVWQYFTGILAEIFPEYTFEVFICLFVIFLVLPVSVAYESRKVYINRVESQMPVFLRDIADMKDLGMTLQGAVDMVSRSKIGVLSSELKIASEEMKVGFSVSSALVRMEERIGLLTVKRAISLIVKASEITDQLREILTIAISDLEHYLKMKSKRFNVSFVYLAVIYLSFGIYLYCSYQLNDAFVASFSDMGVTFDTSGNIRDMFRVGIIIGGFSGIMAGQLSSNNILCGLKHTIVFLASCIVLFVFIL; via the coding sequence ATGCAGATTAATTCTTTTGTAAAGCCGTTCGTTGATGCAAAAAAGCTGAAAAAATCCCTTTCCGGAGCCCATATCACCATAAACAGTGACCTTTACATCAGCTTCTGCATAGCGATGACCCTCCTGTCGGCACTCTGTATTATGGTTCTTCTTCTCTTTTTGTATGCCTTTGACATAAGAATAAATATCATTCCGTACCTGCCTGAAGCAGTTTCATGGACTATAATATTCTTTGTATGCATCATGTGCGTTTTTTTCGGGATGCTTTCATATCCTTCACTTGTAGCTGCGGGGAGAAAGACAAGAATAGACCTTGACCTTCCGTATGCGATAACCTATATGGAGGCTCTTTCCACAAATGTCACCCTTTACAACCTTTTCAAAAGCGTTTATGAGGCTGAAGACCTTTACGGTGAGGTCTCGCGGGAATGCGGACTTATCGTCCGTGACGTGGAGTTTTTCGGTGAAGACCTTTTAACAGCGATGAGAAACCTGCAGGAGACGACACCTTCAAAGAATTTTGCAGACCTTTTAAACGACCTGGCACTTGTTTTCAGGACGGGAGGGAAGATGAAGGACTTCTTTGACTCCCGCTCTGACAGCTACCGCGAACTTGCAAAACAGGAGCTTGAGGCCACCCTGCAGATTATGGAGATGATTGCAGAGGTCTACGTGACGGCTTTTGTTGCAGGCCCGATTGCAATTATCATCATGCTTGTCGCCCAGAACCTCTCCGGGCAGGGCCAGATGGCAGGAATAATGCCTCTTATGTACATCGGTCTTCCCTTAGGTGCGATTGCCCTTATCTTTATACTGTATTACATACTCCCGTCTGACAGCCTTGAAATATCGCACAGTGAAGCCCGTGATACCGAGTTTACCGGGGAAATCATCGAAAAAAAGGAAGGAAAAAGTTCTGATCCCGGTTTTATCAAAAAGATAGAGAAGAGAAAAGAGTGGCTTAAATTGGAACGCATAGTAAAGCACCCCTTTAAGTTCTTCATATCCGACTACCAAATAGGGCTTTTCATAGGAATGCTTCTTTCGATGGTTGTCGTATGGCAGTATTTTACGGGCATTCTCGCGGAGATTTTCCCTGAATACACCTTTGAGGTTTTTATATGCCTTTTCGTAATCTTTCTTGTCCTGCCGGTCTCCGTTGCCTATGAATCAAGGAAAGTTTACATAAACCGGGTCGAGTCGCAGATGCCTGTATTCCTGCGGGATATAGCGGATATGAAGGATTTGGGGATGACCCTTCAGGGTGCAGTCGACATGGTCTCAAGGTCAAAGATTGGTGTTCTTTCATCAGAGCTTAAGATAGCATCAGAGGAGATGAAGGTAGGTTTCAGCGTTTCAAGCGCCCTTGTGCGGATGGAGGAGAGAATCGGTCTTTTAACGGTTAAAAGGGCCATATCACTGATTGTAAAGGCAAGCGAGATTACCGATCAGCTAAGGGAGATATTAACGATTGCGATAAGCGACCTTGAGCATTACCTGAAAATGAAGTCCAAGAGGTTCAATGTCTCCTTCGTTTATCTTGCGGTTATATACCTGTCTTTCGGGATTTATCTGTACTGTTCATACCAGTTAAACGACGCTTTTGTTGCCAGCTTCAGCGATATGGGGGTTACTTTCGACACTTCGGGAAATATCAGGGATATGTTTAGGGTAGGGATAATTATAGGGGGGTTTTCCGGGATTATGGCAGGACAGCTCAGTTCAAACAATATTCTCTGCGGACTGAAGCATACGATAGTCTTTCTTGCAAGCTGTATAGTCCTGTTTGTCTTCATCCTGTAG
- the ilvD gene encoding dihydroxy-acid dehydratase, with protein MRSDDIKSGYTRAPNRSLIRALGISDEEMKKPFIGIANSWNSVVPGHFHLRTIAERVREGISAGGGVPFEFNTIGICDGIAMGHEGMSYSLASRENIADSVELMVNAHRFDALVCICTCDKIVPGMLMAAARCNIPAIFVTGGNMLPGFYKGCEMSLTDVFEGVGKVAAGKMSESELHEIESSAMPGCGSCQGMYTANTMACMTEAMGMSLPGCAAIPAVDAAKLRIAYESGVRVVKLAAENIKPCDIITTKSLKNAISVDMALGGSTNTVLHLMAVAQEAGVPLSLEDFTKIGERVPHICSMQPGGPHSMQTFYRSGGVPAVLRQIKGFLEDSNTVSGRSVYEIADGVKYIDENVIRSIDDAVHKGGGLKILKGSLAPDGSVIKSAAVIDDMWKHSGPARVFDGEDEAMKTILSGGIKEGDVVVIRYEGPKGGPGMPEMLSPTSALMGLGYTRVALVTDGRFSGGTRGPCIGHVAPEAAVGGPIGLVEEGDIISVDLYEKKLDLLVDESELSRRRRTWVPKDKKLRGVLARYARYAGQANRGAVPE; from the coding sequence ATGCGCAGCGATGATATAAAATCAGGATATACGAGAGCTCCGAACAGGTCTCTTATAAGGGCTCTCGGGATATCGGATGAAGAGATGAAAAAACCGTTTATAGGAATAGCAAATTCCTGGAACTCCGTTGTTCCCGGGCACTTTCATCTCAGGACTATTGCAGAACGCGTGCGTGAGGGAATATCCGCCGGCGGCGGGGTCCCCTTTGAGTTCAACACGATTGGAATATGCGATGGCATTGCCATGGGTCATGAAGGCATGAGTTATTCGCTTGCATCAAGGGAGAACATAGCTGATTCGGTCGAATTAATGGTGAACGCCCACCGTTTCGATGCCCTTGTCTGTATATGCACCTGCGACAAGATTGTCCCGGGAATGCTTATGGCGGCGGCAAGGTGCAATATCCCGGCGATTTTTGTCACGGGCGGCAATATGCTCCCCGGATTTTACAAAGGCTGCGAGATGTCTCTTACTGATGTCTTCGAAGGTGTAGGGAAGGTTGCAGCAGGCAAAATGAGTGAATCCGAGCTTCATGAAATAGAGTCTTCTGCAATGCCGGGATGCGGAAGCTGCCAGGGCATGTACACTGCAAACACAATGGCCTGCATGACTGAAGCCATGGGAATGTCTCTTCCCGGATGTGCAGCAATTCCTGCGGTTGACGCCGCAAAGCTCAGGATAGCTTACGAAAGCGGTGTAAGGGTCGTAAAACTTGCAGCCGAAAACATAAAGCCCTGCGATATTATAACGACAAAGTCTCTCAAAAATGCAATATCGGTTGATATGGCTCTTGGAGGCTCTACAAACACTGTTCTTCACTTAATGGCGGTTGCGCAGGAGGCCGGAGTCCCCCTAAGCCTTGAGGACTTCACGAAAATCGGCGAGAGGGTTCCGCATATCTGCTCCATGCAACCGGGAGGCCCGCACTCTATGCAGACCTTTTACCGTTCTGGCGGAGTCCCTGCCGTTTTAAGACAGATAAAAGGATTTCTTGAGGACAGCAACACGGTCTCCGGCAGGTCGGTCTACGAGATAGCCGACGGCGTGAAGTACATTGACGAAAATGTAATCAGGAGCATTGATGATGCGGTCCACAAGGGCGGCGGTCTTAAGATCCTGAAAGGGTCTCTTGCGCCAGACGGCTCGGTTATAAAATCGGCCGCCGTAATTGATGATATGTGGAAGCATTCCGGTCCCGCCCGTGTCTTTGACGGGGAAGACGAGGCTATGAAAACCATTCTTTCCGGAGGCATAAAAGAGGGTGACGTCGTTGTAATCCGCTATGAAGGACCGAAAGGTGGTCCCGGAATGCCGGAGATGCTTTCACCTACTTCCGCTCTTATGGGGCTTGGATATACGCGTGTCGCACTTGTCACGGACGGGAGGTTTTCAGGAGGTACAAGAGGTCCATGTATTGGGCATGTAGCTCCTGAGGCCGCCGTCGGAGGCCCTATCGGCCTTGTCGAGGAAGGAGACATTATTTCAGTAGACCTGTACGAAAAAAAACTGGACCTTCTGGTTGACGAGTCAGAACTTTCCAGAAGACGGAGGACATGGGTGCCGAAAGACAAAAAGCTCAGGGGTGTTCTTGCAAGGTATGCAAGATATGCAGGCCAGGCGAACCGCGGTGCAGTCCCCGAATAA
- a CDS encoding zinc ribbon domain-containing protein has translation MEDEEEIICQSCGMPMKNHDDFGTEKSGGKSQYFCTYCYMRGKFIEPEMTAEEMIESCAKKYEKLGIMPYKQAYEINLRIIPGLKRWRHG, from the coding sequence ATGGAGGACGAGGAAGAGATAATCTGCCAGTCATGTGGCATGCCTATGAAAAATCATGATGACTTTGGCACTGAAAAAAGCGGGGGAAAATCCCAGTATTTTTGTACATACTGCTACATGAGGGGAAAATTCATCGAACCTGAGATGACTGCCGAAGAGATGATAGAATCCTGCGCAAAAAAATACGAAAAACTTGGGATAATGCCTTACAAGCAGGCATACGAGATAAATCTCAGGATTATCCCGGGACTTAAACGCTGGAGACACGGTTAA
- a CDS encoding 4Fe-4S binding protein, with the protein MSIIKAEKKRKLLLLAGGSVLLASPACAAICPRGIGECPYPGKCFLFVDSDGNSLCDYTSQSPAPSPSGTDSATLASSTSEASGGKHGSHYSSVVSSSSADSSSASNTTAGSSPGSGLSPLFYTAAGLLVAGFAVICIYFAMKHLKKVNPEIYGRIFMYAGFIPIFLALLIILDDPGMFGFSGIFADISASYAGIVYMFGGTVLMAFLWMKNRLSKEALISVLIVTSAAGFILVFPIAPDGFYSIHSSVTALRFAGLGSIGLFVLLFISFVSGRVFCGHMCPAGALQELLSRIPVKKIKIADRRIPNYIRLSVFVLLLAGAYFSYDIFMNIGVSYFFALIFTASAWIFVLVLAASVFVYRPFCTFLCPFGLFFSVFSYFGRMGLKRTDKCIECRKCEKICPTCTAGRDDSRSECYLCGRCIEKCPVDGAIVYGRRV; encoded by the coding sequence GTGTCAATAATTAAAGCGGAGAAAAAACGAAAACTTCTGCTTCTTGCAGGCGGCAGCGTACTTCTTGCCTCACCGGCATGTGCGGCGATATGCCCCAGGGGTATCGGAGAGTGTCCGTATCCGGGGAAATGCTTTTTGTTTGTCGATTCGGACGGAAACTCCCTGTGTGATTACACATCACAGAGTCCGGCACCTTCACCTTCAGGTACAGACTCTGCAACATTAGCCAGCAGCACTTCCGAAGCTTCAGGAGGAAAGCATGGCAGCCATTACAGCTCCGTCGTATCTTCATCTTCCGCGGATTCATCTTCAGCGTCGAATACGACCGCCGGCTCTTCCCCGGGTTCCGGACTAAGCCCTCTGTTTTATACCGCGGCAGGACTTCTGGTCGCAGGTTTTGCAGTAATCTGCATATATTTTGCGATGAAACACCTTAAAAAAGTAAATCCTGAAATATACGGCAGAATTTTTATGTATGCAGGCTTTATTCCTATATTTCTGGCCCTTTTGATAATTCTTGACGATCCGGGTATGTTTGGGTTTTCAGGTATTTTTGCAGACATTTCCGCTTCATATGCGGGAATCGTCTATATGTTCGGCGGAACTGTACTGATGGCGTTTTTGTGGATGAAAAACAGGCTTTCAAAGGAGGCGCTGATATCCGTCCTTATAGTTACCTCTGCTGCCGGTTTTATCCTGGTATTTCCCATTGCGCCTGACGGATTTTACAGTATTCATTCGTCGGTTACGGCACTTAGGTTTGCAGGACTTGGCTCTATCGGCCTTTTTGTACTTTTATTTATCTCGTTTGTCTCCGGGCGTGTGTTCTGCGGGCATATGTGCCCTGCCGGGGCACTCCAGGAGCTTTTGTCCCGCATCCCCGTAAAAAAGATAAAGATAGCTGACAGGCGTATACCAAATTATATAAGACTGTCCGTTTTTGTCCTTCTGCTGGCAGGAGCGTATTTCTCGTATGATATATTCATGAATATAGGCGTATCATACTTTTTTGCACTTATTTTTACTGCTTCCGCATGGATTTTTGTTTTAGTCCTTGCAGCGTCAGTCTTTGTATACAGGCCGTTTTGTACATTTTTATGCCCGTTTGGTCTGTTTTTCTCGGTTTTTTCATACTTCGGTCGTATGGGGCTGAAAAGGACCGACAAGTGCATTGAATGCAGAAAATGCGAGAAAATCTGCCCTACATGTACGGCAGGAAGAGATGACAGCAGATCAGAGTGCTATCTTTGCGGGAGGTGCATAGAGAAATGCCCGGTTGACGGGGCAATTGTCTACGGGAGAAGAGTATAA
- a CDS encoding DUF2284 domain-containing protein, protein MESKKDEKDKFNFLVEEALELGAKEAKVIPASYIVVENRVALKCRSGCINYGRKLMCPPNVPTPDEFRKIAGEYSYALLVKFGVSANVDSGTVMSIYKNWLDPDLDGEKKERAENFWKEYGEESMHILPAMLELEKKAFNNGYTLAIALANDSCRLCRECNIKGGVCRYPSLARIPEHAMGVNMKKTSENAGMPIKFPFVESPDIMALLLID, encoded by the coding sequence GTGGAATCCAAAAAAGATGAAAAAGACAAATTCAATTTTCTCGTAGAAGAGGCGCTTGAACTTGGCGCAAAAGAAGCAAAGGTTATTCCTGCGTCATATATAGTAGTAGAAAACCGGGTAGCCCTCAAATGCAGGTCAGGCTGCATAAACTACGGCAGAAAACTTATGTGCCCTCCCAACGTCCCGACTCCTGACGAATTCAGGAAAATCGCCGGGGAATATTCTTACGCACTTCTTGTAAAGTTTGGAGTATCGGCAAACGTTGATTCGGGAACGGTAATGTCGATATACAAAAACTGGCTCGACCCTGACCTGGATGGAGAAAAAAAGGAGAGAGCTGAAAACTTCTGGAAAGAGTACGGAGAGGAAAGCATGCACATACTCCCGGCAATGCTTGAGCTTGAAAAAAAAGCGTTCAACAATGGGTATACCCTCGCAATTGCACTTGCAAATGACTCTTGCAGACTGTGCAGGGAATGCAACATCAAAGGCGGCGTCTGCAGGTACCCGAGCCTGGCAAGAATCCCCGAGCATGCAATGGGTGTCAACATGAAGAAGACCTCGGAAAACGCAGGCATGCCGATTAAATTCCCGTTTGTGGAAAGTCCGGACATTATGGCGCTTCTTCTTATAGACTAG
- a CDS encoding GNAT family N-acetyltransferase, which produces MPELEINKITEDNFPVFVSLIEKLAEYENLTPPDEDAKKSLFKDAFSENPRYNAYLAYQDETPVGYIIFYLTYSTFLAKPVLYLEDIFVPEEYRKKGIGKVLFEFCREEAKKNGCCRMEWNVLAWNEPSIKFYERMGGVMQDWYLYRIEGENL; this is translated from the coding sequence ATGCCTGAATTAGAGATAAATAAAATAACTGAAGACAATTTCCCGGTATTTGTGTCTCTGATAGAAAAACTTGCAGAGTATGAAAACCTGACGCCACCTGATGAAGACGCAAAAAAAAGCCTATTTAAGGACGCATTCTCGGAAAATCCACGTTATAATGCATACCTTGCATATCAGGACGAAACACCGGTAGGCTATATAATTTTTTACCTGACTTACTCAACGTTTCTTGCGAAACCTGTTTTATACCTCGAGGATATTTTTGTTCCCGAGGAATACAGAAAGAAGGGTATAGGAAAGGTTCTCTTTGAATTCTGCCGTGAAGAGGCGAAAAAAAACGGCTGCTGTCGTATGGAGTGGAATGTCCTTGCATGGAACGAGCCTTCGATAAAGTTTTACGAGAGGATGGGAGGAGTCATGCAGGACTGGTACCTTTACAGGATTGAAGGGGAAAATCTCTGA
- a CDS encoding PAS domain-containing protein, with product MGMNVNSGDLLKWANDGSTMPGRIWKMMYDAFMDPVLILSTEGVILACNKASEIFLDLKPEEIIGNYCYKIVHNSDNFTQDCPLLKSLKSKKRESYRLVINERWYQMVVDPLINENGEVIGAVHLISDINDIVSLNASEKNLLGIIENSQEAIGEFSFDGIIDYWNRGAEEILGYKKEEIIGKKVDVLILKERMFHYYEVLETVKKKKKVERFDTRIITKSGQKKEVSIGIQPVFDEFGEPKAISFMAYDLSPQKMAERELLFFAAESAMRLKKPVEIIKNNLEDIRDLFSSGDLSTGDVESIINVQVKSAEQILENLRELHNNLSKLENIIPADYSEFLREKRD from the coding sequence ATGGGAATGAACGTTAATTCAGGAGACCTTTTGAAATGGGCAAATGATGGCAGTACAATGCCCGGCAGAATCTGGAAAATGATGTATGACGCTTTTATGGACCCTGTATTGATTCTTTCCACCGAAGGGGTTATACTGGCATGCAACAAAGCTTCGGAAATATTTCTGGACCTGAAGCCTGAGGAAATAATAGGAAATTACTGCTATAAAATTGTACATAATTCCGATAATTTTACACAAGACTGTCCTCTTCTAAAGTCACTTAAATCAAAAAAGCGTGAAAGTTACAGGCTCGTTATTAATGAAAGATGGTACCAGATGGTGGTCGACCCGCTTATAAACGAAAATGGTGAGGTTATAGGAGCCGTTCACTTGATATCGGACATCAACGACATCGTATCTTTAAACGCAAGTGAAAAAAATCTCCTTGGAATAATTGAAAATTCCCAGGAGGCTATAGGTGAATTCTCTTTTGACGGAATTATCGATTACTGGAACAGGGGCGCCGAAGAGATTCTCGGGTATAAGAAAGAGGAGATTATCGGTAAAAAAGTTGATGTACTGATCTTAAAGGAGAGGATGTTTCATTATTACGAAGTACTTGAGACTGTAAAAAAGAAAAAGAAAGTTGAAAGGTTTGATACCAGGATAATTACGAAAAGCGGTCAAAAAAAAGAGGTTTCAATTGGTATACAACCCGTTTTTGACGAATTCGGTGAACCGAAGGCGATTTCTTTTATGGCGTATGACCTCTCGCCGCAGAAAATGGCTGAGCGTGAACTTTTGTTCTTTGCGGCAGAAAGCGCAATGAGACTCAAAAAACCTGTCGAGATCATTAAAAATAATCTTGAGGATATAAGGGATTTGTTTTCTTCAGGGGATCTTTCAACAGGAGATGTGGAATCAATAATTAATGTACAGGTCAAAAGTGCAGAACAAATCCTTGAGAACCTCCGGGAGCTCCATAACAACCTTTCAAAACTTGAAAATATCATACCTGCCGATTATTCTGAATTCCTCCGGGAGAAGAGGGATTAG
- a CDS encoding MFS transporter has translation MVSSAGKTKNENYGLLILAISLATFMSAIDATIVNIALPTISESFNISSSSVSWVATAYLLVMAGCVLIFGKISDIIGFKKVFLAGFLVFTTGSFACGFIPDILNSFYSLIVSRGFQGIGGAMITAIAPAMVTAFIPLERKAKAMGIIMTISALGTAIGPTIGGILTQYLSWNWIFYINVPVGIVAILLGSKVIPSRLTGDKKDLKGFDSSGAALIFIGLATLLFAMSEGQTLGWTNPAIIASFAVAAISLCGFAWNELHRTEPLLELRLFKSKNFVALNLIMALLFLSFAGINYLLPFYLEYVQGYDSSTAGIILTSLSFAMMISGLLAGVLYNKIGGKILCILAAAITTLGYFMITHLHSDTTTAFVIACLVVIGLGLGFMVTPNSNLILNSVARKYQGMVSSLTGLERFAPMTIGIAIFNIVFIQGMLAVATRRGVTQEAPVNIKLDVISSGFDLAFFFAFLVAIVILVLTLVIKQEVHPDYLNENEEDKVSAEIM, from the coding sequence ATGGTCTCATCTGCCGGAAAGACAAAAAACGAAAATTACGGTCTTTTGATCCTTGCAATATCGCTTGCAACCTTCATGTCCGCAATCGACGCAACGATTGTCAACATCGCACTTCCTACCATATCCGAATCTTTCAATATCTCTTCGAGTTCCGTAAGCTGGGTTGCAACAGCCTACCTTCTTGTAATGGCAGGGTGTGTTTTGATATTCGGAAAAATTTCGGATATCATCGGTTTTAAAAAAGTTTTTCTGGCCGGATTTCTTGTCTTTACAACCGGTTCCTTTGCCTGCGGTTTCATCCCAGACATCCTGAACTCTTTTTATTCGCTGATTGTCTCAAGAGGGTTTCAGGGCATAGGAGGTGCGATGATAACCGCAATCGCACCTGCGATGGTTACGGCCTTTATTCCACTTGAAAGGAAAGCGAAGGCAATGGGAATTATTATGACCATATCAGCCCTCGGAACGGCAATAGGCCCTACAATCGGAGGTATTCTGACACAGTACCTCTCGTGGAACTGGATATTTTACATAAACGTGCCGGTCGGAATTGTTGCAATACTCCTGGGTTCTAAGGTGATACCTTCACGTTTAACAGGAGATAAAAAAGACCTGAAAGGATTTGACAGTTCAGGTGCTGCACTTATATTCATAGGTCTTGCTACACTTCTGTTTGCGATGTCGGAAGGGCAGACTTTAGGGTGGACAAACCCTGCAATAATTGCGTCTTTTGCAGTAGCCGCAATATCCCTCTGCGGCTTTGCATGGAATGAACTCCACAGGACTGAGCCTCTTTTGGAGCTTAGGCTTTTCAAAAGCAAAAATTTTGTCGCATTAAACCTTATTATGGCGCTTTTGTTCCTGAGTTTTGCAGGAATAAACTATCTCCTGCCGTTTTACCTGGAATATGTACAGGGCTACGATTCCTCGACTGCAGGTATTATCCTGACTTCGCTTTCATTTGCGATGATGATATCAGGACTTCTTGCCGGTGTCCTTTACAATAAAATCGGCGGGAAAATCCTGTGTATCCTGGCTGCTGCAATCACAACTCTCGGGTATTTCATGATAACCCACCTTCACAGCGACACGACCACCGCATTCGTGATAGCATGTCTCGTCGTCATAGGCCTGGGCCTAGGGTTTATGGTCACTCCGAACTCGAACCTTATCCTGAACTCGGTTGCCAGAAAATACCAGGGGATGGTCTCAAGCCTGACAGGTCTTGAGAGGTTTGCACCGATGACAATCGGCATTGCGATATTCAATATAGTCTTCATCCAGGGGATGCTTGCAGTTGCAACCCGCAGGGGAGTAACACAGGAGGCTCCTGTCAACATAAAGCTTGACGTAATCTCGTCAGGATTCGACCTTGCATTCTTCTTCGCGTTTCTGGTCGCAATAGTTATCCTTGTACTTACGCTTGTCATAAAACAGGAGGTTCACCCCGATTACCTGAACGAAAACGAAGAAGACAAAGTGTCTGCCGAAATTATGTGA
- a CDS encoding alpha/beta fold hydrolase, giving the protein MKWKPVLAISAAILFFCIFSCGCTSQPEINTTSQTQAAGEDVAVSIEDTPVQYMDMTGDMTGNLTLAYREFGVNNSKPLLLIEGFGQTMDGWNSTFLGILSKDYHVYIYDHRDMGESSETEGNFTVYQLADDAACLITGLGYDSMNIYGVSMGSTVSQQLLILHPDRINKAVLSSATYSPSIPETEKLHGLLKAASTDPDSSEGVVKEAIANLEYPGNLNDLSSIQKDVMLITGTDDDLTPQSVAVEIAGKINGSWLVRFKGIPHAGSQYAPVEYAKITNEFLEMNETPA; this is encoded by the coding sequence ATGAAATGGAAACCCGTTCTGGCGATATCCGCCGCAATCCTTTTTTTCTGCATTTTTTCATGCGGATGTACATCGCAACCTGAAATAAATACGACTTCTCAGACACAGGCAGCCGGAGAAGACGTCGCAGTCTCAATTGAAGACACACCTGTACAGTACATGGACATGACCGGTGATATGACCGGCAATTTAACTCTTGCCTACCGTGAGTTCGGTGTCAACAACTCAAAGCCTCTTCTCCTGATAGAAGGATTCGGGCAGACCATGGACGGATGGAACTCCACGTTCCTCGGCATTCTCTCGAAAGACTATCATGTCTACATCTACGACCACCGCGATATGGGTGAAAGCTCTGAAACAGAAGGAAATTTCACGGTTTACCAGCTTGCAGACGATGCCGCATGCCTCATCACCGGACTTGGGTATGACAGCATGAATATCTACGGTGTCTCGATGGGGTCCACCGTCTCACAGCAGCTTTTGATATTACATCCTGACAGAATAAATAAGGCGGTACTCTCTTCTGCGACATACAGCCCTTCAATTCCTGAGACCGAAAAACTTCACGGGCTTCTTAAGGCGGCTTCAACTGACCCCGACTCATCTGAAGGTGTCGTAAAAGAGGCTATTGCAAACCTGGAATATCCCGGAAACCTCAATGACTTGTCATCTATTCAAAAAGACGTCATGCTGATAACAGGGACAGACGATGACTTAACTCCGCAGTCGGTTGCAGTTGAAATTGCAGGTAAGATAAACGGTTCGTGGCTTGTAAGATTTAAAGGAATTCCGCATGCAGGTTCGCAGTATGCTCCCGTGGAATATGCAAAGATTACAAATGAGTTTCTTGAAATGAACGAAACTCCTGCATAA
- a CDS encoding DUF362 domain-containing protein: MNDSGTQKKVSIGKCDDYERENVFDSVKKAVDLIGGIGSFVSPGQKVFLKFNMLLGKDPEKSVTTHPEVVYAVAKLLKDYGCIVMMGDSPGSGLSYTEKVLRKNYALAGYDKISEELDIPLNYDTGFREMPAPNGRITKRFPVINPVFDADAVIVVSKAKTHALTYLSGAAKNMFGVIPGFEKPLYHGKMPLRDDFCSMIVDLNDAVKPKLQVMDAIMAMEGDGPHSGTPRKIGVVMASEDYSAIDFVTAGLMSYDPLKIGTISEAVNRGYIKSDFSDIEVTGENPGDFAVKDFRHPSTYSGKGGAVPDAGLRRKVMQVLFKILAREAPLPVIDKKTCIRCMRCVRSCPKGAITVIDAKPVIDYKDCIKCYCCHEMCDESAISLKRNIFGRIIAKIAGLS, encoded by the coding sequence ATGAACGACTCCGGGACGCAGAAAAAGGTTTCAATAGGAAAATGCGACGATTATGAAAGGGAGAATGTCTTTGACAGTGTAAAAAAAGCCGTGGACCTTATCGGCGGTATAGGCTCGTTTGTCTCCCCCGGTCAGAAGGTGTTTCTGAAGTTCAACATGCTTCTGGGAAAAGACCCTGAAAAGAGCGTGACCACCCACCCTGAAGTCGTGTATGCTGTTGCAAAACTTCTGAAAGATTACGGCTGCATTGTTATGATGGGAGACAGCCCGGGTTCAGGCCTTTCATATACTGAAAAAGTTCTCAGGAAAAACTATGCCCTGGCGGGCTATGACAAAATATCGGAAGAGCTTGATATCCCGTTGAACTATGACACCGGATTCCGGGAGATGCCGGCACCAAATGGCAGGATAACGAAACGTTTTCCGGTTATAAATCCGGTTTTCGATGCCGATGCCGTAATAGTCGTATCAAAGGCAAAGACTCATGCACTTACCTATCTGAGCGGGGCTGCAAAGAACATGTTCGGGGTAATTCCCGGATTTGAAAAACCTCTTTATCATGGCAAAATGCCTTTGCGGGACGACTTCTGTTCGATGATAGTGGACTTAAACGATGCGGTGAAACCTAAGCTTCAGGTTATGGATGCCATAATGGCAATGGAAGGCGACGGCCCCCATAGCGGAACGCCGCGTAAGATAGGCGTCGTTATGGCATCAGAAGACTACAGCGCAATTGACTTTGTCACGGCAGGGCTTATGTCGTATGACCCTTTAAAAATAGGGACCATCAGCGAAGCTGTAAACAGGGGTTACATCAAAAGCGATTTCAGCGATATAGAGGTAACCGGTGAAAACCCGGGTGATTTTGCGGTAAAGGATTTCAGGCACCCTTCCACGTACTCCGGAAAAGGCGGTGCAGTCCCGGACGCCGGGCTTAGGAGAAAGGTAATGCAGGTTCTGTTTAAAATTCTGGCAAGAGAGGCACCCCTGCCCGTGATAGACAAAAAAACGTGCATAAGGTGTATGAGGTGTGTCAGGAGCTGTCCGAAGGGTGCGATAACAGTTATCGATGCAAAACCGGTGATAGACTATAAGGATTGCATAAAATGCTACTGCTGTCATGAGATGTGCGACGAAAGCGCCATATCACTGAAAAGAAACATTTTTGGCAGGATTATTGCGAAAATCGCGGGTTTGTCCTGA